A window from Peromyscus eremicus chromosome 5, PerEre_H2_v1, whole genome shotgun sequence encodes these proteins:
- the Mcur1 gene encoding mitochondrial calcium uniporter regulator 1: MDSGSVAGERPKRTPGRQRLLPFGCGVQARPGVSPLPGGRRWLRLRGRAARASPLLLVLLVPSPRLAATAPRRTLAERTRPGHAVPAVALGAGRNAQGRLPLGVGRVAALASSRRELSLSAGCRQLEHRKGNLPSSVSRKLYFDTHALVCLLEANGFTTQQAEIIVSALVKNTETNMDIVYNDMVTKVQQEITLQQIMSQIANVKKDMVILEKSEFSALRAENEKIKLELHQLKQQVMDEVNKVRTDTKLNFNLEKSRVKELYSLNEKKMLQLRTEMVSLHAQQDRALTQTDRKIETEVAGLKTLLEAHKLDTIKYLAGSVFTCLTVALGFYRLWM, encoded by the exons ATGGACAGCGGCTCCGTGGCGGGCGAGCGGCCGAAGCGCACGCCGGGCCGTCAGCGGCTCCTGCCCTTCGGCTGCGGGGTCCAGGCGCGCCCCGGCGTCTCCCCGCTGCCGGGCGGACGACGCTGGCTCAGGCTCCGCGGACGGGCCGCCCGCGCGTCCCCGCTGCTGCTCGTCCTACTCGTGCCCTCCCCGCGCCTGGCCGCCACCGCCCCGCGTAGGACGCTGGCTGAGCGCACGCGCCCGGGCCACGCCGTCCCCGCGGTTGCGCTCGGCGCCGGCAGGAACGCGCAGGGCCGTCTGCCGCTGGGCGTCGGGCGTGTGGCCGCCCTGGCCAGCAGCCGGAGAG AGCTAAGCCTGTCTGCTGGGTGCCGACAGCTAGAGCACAGAAAGGGGAACTTGCCCTCGTCAGTGAGTCGGAAGCTCTACTTTGACACCCACGCTCTGGTGTGCTTACTTGAAGCAAATG GGTTCACCACTCAACAAGCAGAAATCATTGTGTCTGCATTGGTCAAGAACACAGAGACCAACATGGACATCGTCTACAATGATATGGTCACCAAGGTGCAGCAG GAAATCACTCTTCAGCAAATAATGTCTCAGATTGCTAACGTGAAAAAAGATATGGTCATCTTGGAGAAGAGTGAGTTTTCAGCCCTCAGAGCAGAAAATGAG aaaataaaacttgaaCTACACCAGTTAAAACAGCAAGTGATG gATGAAGTGAACAAAGTCCGGACAGATACCAAATTAAACTTCAATCTAGAAAAGAGCAGAGTGAAAGAATTG TATTCACTGAATGAGAAGAAGATGCTGCAGCTGAGGACAGAAATGGTGTCCCTG CACGCCCAGCAAGACAGAGCCCTGacccagacagacaggaagataGAAACCGAGGTGGCTGGCCTCAAGACTCTGCTGGAGGCGCACAAGCTTGACACGATCAAATACTTAGCAG GGTCTGTGTTTACGTGCCTAACAGTAGCTCTGGGATTCTATCGCCTGTGGATGTAG